One Turneriella parva DSM 21527 genomic region harbors:
- a CDS encoding MlaD family protein yields the protein MKFERHDIFTGLFVLVGTVFGLSVLLFIAGYNLLDDRTEYWVRFEKLAGVKKGTAIKIKNFTIGEVKDVLPIYGSDLQFKARVLINKEFKIYQGTKVNITNQNVIGDAVLDILPSLSKKYVLKRDDTLFATNIVNLEQMVTQISNLVGTINRLVETFATLAGDNKNDVKMLLTNLNGSIAKVNGLLDSSQGEIVAIMRNIRSTSGTLDKFTKELAENPWKVLDKRPSSGPPADSAALP from the coding sequence ATGAAATTTGAGCGTCACGACATATTTACGGGTCTTTTTGTGCTCGTGGGCACCGTGTTCGGTCTCTCGGTATTGCTGTTTATCGCGGGTTATAACCTGCTCGACGACCGCACCGAATATTGGGTGCGGTTTGAAAAACTCGCAGGTGTGAAAAAGGGCACGGCGATCAAAATCAAGAACTTCACTATCGGCGAAGTCAAAGACGTGCTCCCGATCTATGGCAGTGACCTGCAGTTTAAGGCAAGGGTTCTGATCAACAAAGAATTCAAGATATACCAGGGCACAAAAGTGAACATCACCAACCAGAACGTGATCGGCGATGCAGTACTCGACATTCTGCCCTCTTTGTCGAAAAAATACGTTCTGAAGCGAGACGACACACTTTTCGCGACGAATATCGTCAACCTCGAACAGATGGTGACGCAGATATCCAATCTCGTCGGCACGATTAACCGGCTCGTCGAAACCTTTGCAACGCTCGCCGGCGACAACAAGAACGACGTCAAAATGCTGCTGACAAACCTCAACGGCTCTATCGCAAAGGTGAACGGTCTGCTCGATTCATCGCAGGGAGAAATCGTCGCGATTATGCGCAATATTCGCAGCACATCGGGTACACTCGACAAATTCACCAAAGAACTCGCAGAAAACCCATGGAAGGTTCTGGACAAACGACCTTCGTCTGGCCCGCCCGCCGACTCAGCGGCTCTACCTTAG
- the miaB gene encoding tRNA (N6-isopentenyl adenosine(37)-C2)-methylthiotransferase MiaB: MPTAPKAPARQFYIETYGCQMNEYDSLLAGKILESNATQTASPAEADIILLNTCAIRENAHQKVYNRLRELSRFHKAGAKVGILGCMAQNLREDLLYENLPVDFIMGPDALRNLAQLVDSPTADTGRSFLNLSRIETYDDIVPTFEHHMRYRDSKITASVTIQRGCDNFCAFCVVPYTRGRERSRPIDSIVAEVQALAESGVKTVILLGQNVNSYHHEKARFIDLIEALLARTTIARIYFSSPHPKDFPVELIDLMAAEPRFCNQVHMPLQAGANNTLRRMKRNYTREEFLEIVERVRARVHDVAISTDVIAGFPGESDADFEETLEMMRLADFDSAFMFAYSERKGTIAQRLYPDDVPEAVKKERLARMIDLQLKRSHTNNLRYVGQVVEAMAEQPSRRDASDWIARMSNGRKVVFQPLSVADALPGSLVQLQITGASSQVLHGKEIHA; this comes from the coding sequence CGAATGCGACGCAGACAGCGAGCCCGGCAGAGGCCGATATTATCTTGCTGAATACTTGCGCAATACGCGAAAACGCACACCAGAAAGTTTATAACCGGCTCAGAGAGCTCAGCCGATTTCACAAAGCGGGGGCCAAGGTTGGCATTTTGGGCTGCATGGCGCAGAACCTGCGTGAAGACCTGCTGTACGAAAATCTGCCCGTAGACTTTATCATGGGGCCCGATGCCCTGCGCAATCTGGCGCAACTCGTCGATTCGCCGACGGCCGATACGGGCCGCAGTTTTCTGAATCTTTCGCGCATCGAAACCTACGACGACATTGTGCCGACCTTCGAGCACCACATGCGCTACCGTGACAGCAAGATCACTGCTTCGGTGACGATACAGCGCGGCTGCGATAATTTTTGCGCGTTCTGTGTTGTGCCCTATACACGCGGCCGTGAACGCTCGCGCCCGATCGACAGCATCGTCGCCGAAGTGCAGGCGCTCGCCGAAAGCGGCGTCAAGACGGTCATTCTGCTCGGCCAAAACGTTAATTCGTACCACCATGAAAAGGCGCGGTTTATCGATTTGATTGAAGCGTTGCTCGCACGTACCACGATCGCGCGCATTTATTTCTCTTCGCCGCACCCGAAAGATTTTCCCGTTGAACTTATCGACCTCATGGCGGCAGAACCGCGATTCTGCAACCAGGTTCACATGCCGTTGCAGGCGGGTGCAAATAACACGCTGAGGCGAATGAAGCGCAACTATACGCGCGAAGAATTTCTCGAAATCGTTGAGCGCGTGCGCGCGCGCGTTCACGACGTCGCGATCAGCACCGATGTCATTGCGGGTTTTCCGGGCGAAAGCGATGCGGATTTCGAAGAGACACTTGAAATGATGCGCCTTGCAGATTTCGACTCTGCTTTTATGTTTGCCTATTCTGAGCGCAAGGGTACAATTGCACAGCGCCTCTACCCCGATGATGTTCCCGAAGCTGTCAAAAAAGAGCGGCTCGCTCGCATGATCGACCTGCAGCTGAAAAGATCGCACACGAATAACCTGCGTTATGTAGGTCAGGTTGTTGAGGCCATGGCAGAGCAGCCGTCGCGTCGCGATGCCAGCGATTGGATAGCCCGCATGAGCAATGGCCGCAAGGTTGTTTTTCAGCCTCTTTCTGTTGCAGATGCGCTGCCCGGCAGCCTTGTGCAGCTGCAGATAACCGGGGCGTCGAGTCAGGTTCTGCACGGCAAAGAGATTCATGCCTGA
- a CDS encoding cell division ATP-binding protein FtsE: protein MPDEILRFENVWYGNDVVQDHVDNISFALGKGEGLVLSGPEGSGKNQIMGLIMAKYLPRSGQIYYEGANLRLQQDEEIERLRFSIGYVTQTAGLINNLSVMENIILPLRYHTDMKDDALFAAAEFWIDRYELRHKIKARPVALSDSENIRTALIRALIVEPRLLLLDMVFDGLCPLASRRILELVFEDIKARQIAHIISTYYPRVFESRQLKFMLLYRGEVVFDGQIADLNTADNVFLAQYRNFATKGAMQAFNGAV, encoded by the coding sequence ATGCCTGACGAAATACTCAGATTCGAGAATGTCTGGTACGGCAACGATGTTGTACAAGACCACGTCGACAACATCTCGTTTGCACTCGGCAAAGGTGAAGGCCTCGTGCTTTCAGGGCCTGAAGGCAGCGGGAAGAACCAGATTATGGGCCTTATCATGGCGAAATATTTGCCGCGCTCGGGGCAGATCTATTACGAAGGCGCCAATCTGAGGCTGCAGCAAGACGAAGAAATCGAGCGCTTGCGCTTTTCAATCGGTTATGTGACGCAGACAGCCGGCCTCATCAATAATCTTTCTGTGATGGAGAACATCATTCTGCCGCTGCGTTACCATACCGACATGAAAGATGATGCACTGTTTGCAGCCGCAGAGTTCTGGATAGACCGCTACGAGCTGCGCCATAAAATTAAAGCGCGCCCGGTCGCCCTTTCTGATTCCGAAAACATACGCACGGCCCTTATTCGGGCGCTCATCGTCGAGCCGCGGCTGCTGCTGCTCGATATGGTATTCGATGGCCTTTGTCCTCTGGCCTCGCGCCGTATTCTCGAGCTGGTTTTTGAAGACATTAAGGCGCGCCAGATTGCGCATATAATATCAACGTATTATCCCCGGGTGTTCGAGTCGCGGCAGCTAAAGTTCATGCTGCTCTACAGGGGCGAGGTTGTGTTTGACGGGCAAATTGCCGATCTTAATACTGCAGATAATGTTTTTCTTGCCCAGTACCGCAACTTTGCGACCAAAGGCGCGATGCAGGCATTTAATGGGGCAGTATGA